A part of Helicobacter fennelliae genomic DNA contains:
- a CDS encoding TonB-dependent receptor: MFKIHKLHLLVILASGVLCAEDTYMLQNSVVTGSAMATDIAKIPGNISVVDSAHISHLPNQKITDTIKKLAGVMMYRDVGFNPRPAIKIRGINYGTLVMLDGVILNDLEGENRILNQISLYDVTRVEVARGAFSSLYGTNAIGGVVNFITSMPTKLEVQALAGYGSEFVSDTADKNLYRFYGSVGDAFFDKRLRLKISGGFTSTQGYPSFPTYPNSAGEYTPSVLSNLSGWYTDAQGRQIIGDGGKRKYNTWDIRAKAEFDLTESSTISAMFSASNHNYDFHDFKSYLRNASGDVVYDVGGKDYFVGSGYGGYGSYTNLVGALSFTQDFERSMLKIAFSSANLISWWQDADISNGGNRFGGAGYTQDITTSNNYLDMIYHVDLSDKHRLVSAVQFRYLDLDQSNYNVANWREVKERSGAPYRAYGSKAFVGSTYISWDAAWLESLSTSLGVRYDYWRNFDGYTIGALAASNPLQASEFSPKASINYKILPNWITKASIGSGFRMPTLREAYPPMSHGIWIASQNLKPERGLSFEVGTEFLSKYIKTSLYYFQTELSNMIYRVGNGTAENPRHYSNAGYGRINGIELSAEIPIYGALSLEGSYTLTSAKVIKNDADPRVVGKQLQEVPEHIGNIALHYNQPRGFFGSLWTYLTSSFYDDVLNTPVLSNTFGHHEAQFTLNAKIGYMFNNGIEVSFQALNMTNNRYYDYYIVAGASYYAQLRYVL, translated from the coding sequence ATGTTTAAAATACATAAATTACATTTATTGGTGATATTAGCAAGCGGTGTTTTGTGTGCGGAGGATACATATATGTTGCAAAATTCTGTCGTTACAGGCTCGGCTATGGCGACAGATATTGCAAAGATTCCGGGCAATATTAGCGTTGTGGATTCTGCGCATATCTCTCATCTTCCAAATCAAAAAATCACAGATACAATCAAGAAGCTCGCGGGCGTTATGATGTATCGCGATGTCGGGTTTAATCCGCGCCCTGCGATTAAGATTCGTGGGATTAATTATGGCACATTGGTTATGCTTGATGGCGTGATTTTAAATGATTTGGAGGGTGAGAATAGAATCTTAAATCAAATCTCGCTGTATGATGTTACGCGCGTGGAGGTGGCGCGCGGGGCGTTTTCGAGCTTGTATGGGACAAATGCGATTGGAGGTGTGGTGAATTTCATCACTTCTATGCCTACAAAGCTTGAAGTGCAGGCTTTGGCTGGGTATGGGAGTGAATTTGTAAGCGATACCGCAGATAAAAATCTCTATCGTTTTTATGGAAGCGTGGGCGATGCGTTTTTTGATAAGCGATTGCGACTTAAAATCTCAGGTGGATTTACTTCCACGCAAGGCTATCCTAGCTTTCCGACTTATCCAAATTCTGCGGGTGAATACACACCCAGCGTTTTGAGCAATCTTAGTGGCTGGTATACTGATGCGCAAGGGCGTCAGATAATCGGCGATGGTGGCAAAAGAAAATACAACACTTGGGATATACGCGCCAAAGCAGAATTTGATCTTACAGAATCTAGCACGATTTCAGCGATGTTTAGTGCTTCAAACCATAATTATGATTTTCATGATTTTAAGAGCTATTTGCGAAATGCAAGTGGTGATGTGGTCTATGATGTTGGTGGGAAGGATTATTTTGTCGGCTCTGGATATGGAGGATATGGAAGCTACACAAATCTAGTAGGCGCACTTAGCTTCACGCAGGATTTTGAGCGATCAATGCTAAAAATCGCCTTCTCAAGCGCAAACTTGATAAGCTGGTGGCAAGATGCAGATATAAGTAATGGCGGAAATCGCTTTGGCGGGGCTGGCTATACGCAAGATATTACGACTTCAAATAATTATCTTGATATGATTTATCATGTCGATTTGAGCGATAAACACAGGCTTGTAAGCGCGGTGCAATTCCGCTATCTTGATCTGGATCAGAGTAATTATAATGTAGCAAATTGGCGTGAAGTCAAGGAACGATCAGGCGCGCCATATCGAGCCTATGGTTCTAAGGCATTTGTGGGATCGACTTATATTTCTTGGGACGCAGCTTGGCTTGAGTCGCTCTCTACAAGTCTTGGCGTGCGTTATGATTATTGGCGGAATTTTGATGGCTACACAATAGGTGCGCTCGCAGCTTCAAATCCGCTTCAAGCCTCTGAATTCAGCCCTAAAGCTTCGATAAATTACAAAATCTTGCCAAATTGGATTACAAAAGCAAGCATTGGAAGCGGATTTAGAATGCCAACTTTGCGCGAAGCATATCCGCCCATGTCGCATGGGATTTGGATCGCATCTCAAAATCTAAAGCCAGAGAGGGGTTTGAGCTTTGAAGTTGGCACGGAGTTTTTAAGCAAATATATCAAAACAAGTTTGTATTATTTTCAGACAGAGCTTTCAAATATGATCTATCGCGTGGGTAATGGAACTGCGGAAAATCCAAGACATTATAGCAATGCAGGATATGGCAGAATCAATGGCATAGAATTGAGCGCGGAGATTCCGATATATGGGGCATTAAGCCTTGAGGGAAGCTATACGCTCACTTCTGCAAAAGTCATCAAAAATGACGCAGATCCGCGCGTAGTTGGCAAACAACTTCAAGAAGTGCCCGAGCATATAGGCAATATCGCTTTGCATTATAATCAGCCACGAGGCTTTTTTGGCTCGCTTTGGACATATTTGACTTCGTCATTTTATGATGATGTGCTTAATACCCCTGTTTTAAGCAATACTTTCGGGCATCATGAGGCGCAATTCACGCTCAATGCCAAAATCGGCTATATGTTTAACAATGGCATAGAAGTGAGCTTTCAGGCTTTAAATATGACAAACAATCGATATTATGATTACTACATCGTCGCTGGAGCGAGCTACTATGCGCAGCTTCGATATGTGCTTTGA
- the ribA gene encoding GTP cyclohydrolase II has translation MNNTFEVSNQAKLPTRFGNFIIQSFREMGKKGECDCALEHLVVMTSTLSDAPLLRVHSECLTGDVFGSHKCDCGGELALAMEKIAASEASGQGGMLIYLRQEGRGIGLFNKVNAYVLQDKGYDTVEANEALGFASDQRDYEIVGKILDFYQIKKAHLLTNNPRKIKALEQYIQVVRDSIIIQSNQYNEKYLATKKAKLGHLL, from the coding sequence ATGAATAATACTTTTGAGGTTTCAAATCAAGCTAAATTGCCTACGCGTTTTGGGAATTTTATCATACAATCATTTCGCGAAATGGGGAAAAAAGGTGAGTGCGATTGTGCGCTAGAGCATTTGGTCGTGATGACATCAACACTAAGTGATGCGCCATTATTGCGCGTGCATTCTGAATGCTTGACGGGTGATGTGTTTGGCTCGCATAAGTGCGATTGTGGCGGAGAGCTTGCTTTGGCAATGGAAAAAATCGCTGCTTCAGAGGCAAGCGGGCAGGGCGGAATGCTGATTTATCTGCGTCAAGAAGGGCGCGGGATAGGGCTTTTTAATAAAGTCAATGCGTATGTACTACAAGACAAAGGCTATGATACGGTTGAGGCAAATGAAGCACTCGGTTTTGCAAGCGATCAGCGCGATTATGAGATTGTAGGCAAGATTTTGGATTTTTATCAGATCAAAAAAGCCCACCTTTTAACAAACAATCCACGCAAAATTAAGGCATTAGAGCAGTATATACAGGTTGTGCGCGATAGTATCATAATCCAAAGCAATCAATACAACGAAAAATACCTCGCGACAAAAAAGGCAAAACTAGGGCATTTGCTCTAA
- a CDS encoding DUF3943 domain-containing protein codes for MKKYIFALLVSIYTLESLESPKTLGPSVLQDDYLQNPPKYYQSSQPNHQLKYYQPSSSSGYLGTTIGLLSGGLLVSIIGLYLMPESVTNWDRSRFGFGAWAQDVQVGPVLDRDNFILNGISHPYFGAVYYMQPRIAGYSWAESTLFSFIVSTIFWEYGIEAFVEIPSWQDLIYTPAIGSIFGEIFYQTTKYIQNTDYKLFGSRILGYIVVALMDPIGVIMRDLGLAQFMGIDNMNDSKRFVSFASPMGIGLALRF; via the coding sequence ATGAAAAAATATATTTTTGCACTTCTTGTGAGTATCTACACACTAGAATCTTTAGAATCTCCAAAGACTTTGGGACCTTCTGTGCTGCAAGATGATTATTTGCAAAATCCGCCAAAATATTATCAATCATCACAGCCAAACCACCAACTAAAATATTATCAACCCTCTTCAAGTAGTGGGTATCTTGGCACGACAATAGGTTTGCTAAGTGGAGGGCTTTTAGTGAGTATTATCGGGCTGTATTTGATGCCTGAAAGCGTTACAAATTGGGATAGATCGCGGTTTGGGTTTGGTGCGTGGGCTCAAGATGTGCAAGTTGGTCCTGTGCTTGATCGTGATAATTTTATCCTCAATGGTATCTCGCACCCATATTTTGGTGCTGTGTATTATATGCAGCCACGCATTGCTGGGTATTCTTGGGCAGAATCTACATTGTTTTCATTTATCGTCTCGACGATTTTTTGGGAATACGGAATCGAGGCTTTTGTTGAGATTCCAAGTTGGCAGGATCTCATCTATACGCCAGCCATTGGCTCGATTTTTGGGGAGATTTTTTATCAGACTACAAAATATATCCAAAATACCGATTATAAGCTTTTTGGTTCGCGCATTTTGGGGTATATTGTGGTAGCATTAATGGATCCAATCGGCGTGATTATGCGGGATTTAGGGTTAGCTCAATTTATGGGGATTGATAATATGAATGATTCCAAACGCTTTGTTTCATTTGCTTCACCTATGGGGATAGGACTTGCATTGCGTTTTTGA
- a CDS encoding AzlC family ABC transporter permease, with the protein MQKNKDTIHIISCAFKDAFPHTLPILAGYVLMGATFGILLQKAGFGVEWALFMSIFLYAGAMQFMCVGLLASGAGLFDSFVLALMINSRQIFYAISMLGVFGCMGKKRFYLIFSLTDETFALLHSKTPKNGVDSGWFMFFISFLNQIYWVMGCVLGSLLGGFVAFDVSGVEFVMSAIFVVIFIDQWRQNKNHTAAFVGMIVSVVCLLIFGKNMFLLPALFGICIVLFVCKRHAKI; encoded by the coding sequence ATGCAAAAAAATAAAGACACAATACACATCATATCTTGCGCATTCAAAGACGCATTTCCGCATACATTGCCTATTTTGGCTGGGTATGTTTTGATGGGCGCGACATTTGGGATTTTGCTCCAAAAAGCAGGCTTTGGCGTTGAATGGGCGTTGTTTATGAGTATTTTTCTGTATGCTGGAGCTATGCAGTTTATGTGTGTTGGGCTACTTGCTAGCGGGGCTGGACTTTTTGATTCGTTTGTGCTAGCACTTATGATTAATTCAAGGCAGATTTTTTATGCGATTTCAATGCTTGGGGTTTTTGGTTGTATGGGTAAAAAAAGATTCTATCTTATTTTTTCGCTCACTGATGAGACATTTGCGCTTTTGCATTCCAAAACCCCAAAAAATGGCGTAGATTCTGGTTGGTTTATGTTTTTTATTTCATTTTTAAATCAAATCTATTGGGTGATGGGCTGTGTTTTGGGCTCTTTGCTTGGAGGTTTTGTGGCATTTGATGTGAGCGGGGTGGAATTTGTGATGAGTGCTATTTTTGTGGTGATTTTTATCGATCAATGGAGACAAAACAAAAACCACACTGCAGCATTTGTCGGTATGATTGTGAGTGTAGTGTGTTTATTAATTTTTGGTAAAAATATGTTTTTGCTTCCGGCATTGTTTGGGATTTGTATTGTGCTTTTTGTCTGCAAAAGGCACGCAAAAATCTAA
- a CDS encoding ABC transporter permease, whose protein sequence is MSFLAVVLCELKAIITNKVVVLVVFIGTCVYGLLYPTPYITDVVTGQKLVIVDEDKSALSKQLIFLVGATPQIELLEEVDSLDSARKEIEDSQAGGILFIPKGFEANAKMGIGSVVSYMGNASYFLIYGAIVEGVHNAIDELSDQLRKSLQPDILQTNIISYQPIALYNENLGYVNYALAAVLVFILHQTLIGGIGILCAYQNRISHKNQKDYFNKIPIITLLLARILVFSGIYCVWFLVYFGVLFASFGVHIHAHIVDFWCFALMFIFSSAAAGIMLGVCCDDESLPTQIVFVSSMPLVFIMGFIWPSDLLPEFLRQLSFLIPAYHGVRGFISLNQMGADFSSIMPHFLALLAIFVFCFCASVWILSNKRKNSKKREKQQTHNQTYNTQNQVESSIK, encoded by the coding sequence ATGAGTTTTTTAGCAGTTGTTTTGTGTGAGCTCAAAGCCATAATCACAAATAAAGTTGTCGTGCTTGTTGTTTTTATCGGCACTTGTGTGTATGGGCTTTTGTATCCTACGCCTTATATTACAGATGTAGTTACAGGGCAAAAGCTTGTGATTGTTGATGAGGATAAAAGCGCGCTTTCAAAGCAGTTGATTTTTCTTGTCGGCGCGACTCCTCAAATCGAGCTTTTAGAAGAGGTGGATTCTTTAGATTCTGCGCGAAAAGAGATTGAGGATTCTCAAGCGGGCGGGATTTTGTTTATACCCAAAGGATTTGAAGCAAATGCAAAAATGGGTATAGGAAGCGTTGTGTCATATATGGGAAATGCATCGTATTTTTTGATTTATGGCGCGATTGTTGAGGGCGTGCATAATGCAATTGATGAGCTAAGCGATCAGTTGCGTAAATCATTGCAGCCAGATATATTGCAGACAAATATCATCTCATATCAGCCCATTGCCTTGTATAACGAGAATCTAGGATATGTCAATTATGCTTTGGCAGCGGTGCTTGTGTTTATTTTGCATCAGACGCTTATTGGCGGGATTGGGATTTTGTGCGCGTATCAAAACAGAATCTCTCACAAGAACCAAAAAGATTATTTTAACAAGATTCCAATCATAACGCTTCTTTTGGCTAGAATCTTAGTTTTTTCGGGCATTTATTGTGTGTGGTTTTTGGTGTATTTTGGCGTGCTTTTTGCGTCATTTGGCGTGCATATCCACGCGCATATTGTGGATTTTTGGTGCTTTGCGTTAATGTTTATTTTTAGTAGTGCAGCAGCGGGCATAATGCTTGGGGTATGCTGTGATGATGAGAGTTTGCCTACACAGATTGTGTTTGTCTCATCAATGCCACTTGTGTTTATTATGGGATTTATTTGGCCTAGTGATTTGCTTCCGGAGTTTTTGCGACAGCTTAGTTTTTTGATTCCGGCATATCATGGTGTGCGTGGGTTTATTTCGCTTAATCAAATGGGTGCGGATTTTTCAAGTATTATGCCTCATTTTTTGGCGTTGCTTGCGATTTTTGTGTTTTGTTTTTGCGCGAGTGTTTGGATTTTGAGCAATAAAAGAAAAAATAGCAAAAAGAGAGAAAAGCAACAAACACATAATCAAACATACAACACGCAAAATCAAGTAGAATCAAGCATAAAATAA
- a CDS encoding ABC transporter permease: MKKNARIFKNISIFIAKHKVLFLIYCVLPLFIGWFIYAVFMASLPRDLPVGIVDLDHSQASYEAIFNINALPTMQITQHYDSITKAKQDLAINKIYALIVIPAHYQRDIKTASATIAFYYNAQFVLVGKSLNSAFAEVIGTLNAKEWAAKNLIKDQNLTLAKSKSMPIFSQIIPLYNPSNNYAQFLLTLLLPCMLQILSALAMIHLLKSTPKSTMDLLMKYIFNSLVFLFWGLCMIVFLKILGYENRGDLGLIILGVVLLIFGVNGVVVFVNSVLQDMKKTIGVIAVYTAPSLAFAGITYPQNSMNFFAYFWSNFLPISHYMELYIQQANYGGAMSEAFSIMGGMVFFLLFFVLGAGIYRLRTKK, encoded by the coding sequence ATGAAAAAAAACGCACGCATTTTCAAAAATATCTCCATATTTATCGCAAAGCATAAAGTGCTATTTTTGATTTATTGTGTGTTGCCATTGTTTATTGGTTGGTTTATTTATGCGGTTTTTATGGCGTCATTGCCTAGAGATCTTCCTGTGGGGATTGTGGATTTGGATCATTCGCAAGCAAGTTATGAGGCTATATTTAACATCAATGCACTGCCGACAATGCAAATCACACAGCATTATGACTCAATCACCAAAGCCAAGCAAGATCTTGCGATAAACAAAATCTATGCGCTTATTGTGATTCCAGCGCATTATCAGCGAGACATAAAAACAGCAAGTGCGACCATAGCGTTTTATTATAATGCGCAGTTTGTGCTTGTTGGCAAATCCTTAAACAGCGCGTTTGCAGAAGTTATCGGCACATTAAATGCAAAAGAATGGGCAGCAAAAAATCTCATCAAAGACCAGAATCTAACCCTTGCCAAAAGCAAGTCTATGCCGATATTTTCACAAATTATTCCGCTTTATAATCCAAGCAATAATTACGCGCAATTTTTGCTTACATTGCTACTTCCTTGTATGCTTCAGATTCTAAGTGCGCTTGCGATGATCCACCTTCTTAAATCCACGCCAAAAAGCACGATGGATCTTTTGATGAAATATATTTTTAATTCGCTTGTGTTTTTGTTTTGGGGACTTTGTATGATTGTTTTTCTTAAGATTCTAGGCTATGAGAATCGAGGCGATTTGGGATTGATTATTTTGGGTGTGGTGCTACTTATATTTGGGGTAAATGGCGTTGTTGTATTTGTGAATTCTGTATTACAAGATATGAAAAAAACAATAGGTGTCATTGCTGTTTATACTGCGCCCTCACTTGCATTTGCGGGGATTACTTATCCTCAAAATTCTATGAATTTTTTTGCGTATTTTTGGAGCAATTTTTTGCCGATTTCGCATTATATGGAGCTGTATATTCAGCAGGCAAATTATGGCGGTGCGATGAGTGAAGCTTTTAGTATTATGGGTGGAATGGTGTTTTTCTTGCTCTTTTTTGTGCTTGGTGCTGGAATCTATAGGCTAAGGACAAAAAAATGA
- a CDS encoding HlyD family secretion protein, giving the protein MKKTFEIAFVAVISGILLIWLVISFYRAYAPKPQQVQGQIQAREYNVSSKLAGRVGSILVKKGDIVKKGDLIFTIDSPEVEAKLMQAKAGYEAAKAISQETHKGARLETITSARDIYNSAKAMRELTEKTYNRIEDLYKNGVASLQRRDEAYTAFQNAKYNENTAYQQYKIALDGATKETKEAAKQKEIAAAGQLSEVEAYIKDIQAYAPSNGEVSNILLQEGELSPSGFPVVMLVDNADVWLRLSVSEEYLQDFKVGSQFSAFLPALNKDIQFKVRYVSVMGDFATWRATSSSKGYDLRSFEVEAIPLESNNDFKIGMSAIVTLTSSMTSQK; this is encoded by the coding sequence ATGAAAAAAACATTTGAAATTGCTTTTGTGGCGGTTATTAGTGGGATATTGCTAATATGGCTTGTGATAAGTTTTTATCGGGCATACGCGCCCAAACCACAGCAAGTCCAAGGACAAATACAAGCACGAGAATATAATGTAAGCTCAAAGCTTGCTGGAAGAGTTGGCTCTATCTTAGTCAAAAAGGGCGATATAGTCAAAAAAGGTGATTTGATTTTTACGATAGATTCTCCTGAAGTGGAAGCAAAGCTTATGCAAGCAAAAGCCGGATATGAAGCCGCAAAAGCTATATCGCAAGAAACCCACAAGGGCGCAAGACTTGAGACAATCACTTCTGCTAGGGATATTTATAATAGTGCTAAAGCGATGCGAGAGCTTACTGAAAAAACCTACAATCGCATTGAGGATTTGTATAAAAATGGCGTAGCAAGTTTGCAGCGCAGAGATGAGGCTTACACAGCGTTTCAGAATGCAAAATACAATGAAAACACCGCCTATCAGCAATACAAAATTGCTCTTGATGGCGCGACAAAAGAGACAAAAGAAGCTGCCAAACAAAAAGAAATCGCTGCTGCTGGGCAACTAAGTGAGGTTGAAGCTTATATCAAAGATATTCAAGCTTATGCACCTTCAAATGGAGAAGTTTCAAATATTTTATTACAAGAAGGCGAGCTAAGTCCATCGGGATTTCCGGTTGTTATGCTTGTAGATAATGCTGATGTGTGGCTAAGGCTTAGCGTGTCTGAAGAATATTTACAGGATTTTAAAGTCGGCTCACAATTTAGTGCTTTTCTTCCAGCACTCAATAAAGACATACAATTTAAAGTGCGCTATGTCTCTGTAATGGGAGATTTTGCGACTTGGCGGGCGACTTCAAGCTCGAAGGGTTATGATTTGCGAAGTTTTGAAGTCGAAGCCATTCCACTAGAATCCAACAATGACTTCAAAATCGGTATGAGCGCGATAGTTACACTAACATCATCGATGACATCGCAAAAATAG
- a CDS encoding TolC family protein produces MRYIRVLFIVLCGVLSAESSTDSMDFRDIFDSADSTKSTQPIESTESIDIKTAWHMVLDTSDALKAQELNTKRAEKLSLGSKLSFLPEINAKIAYLHLDKPIEASLTQTNIPKSSLATLPPQMLPLLSSLGAPIHLVNQNVMIGALNIIYPLYVGGARYRAIKIADIAKKDAKEAYRLKTLATFEELVGIYYAEVLAKEVAEVLAQIKDGTALHYHNALDLEKSGQIAHIEVLGAQVADDKAQSKLKESKNALDIASLALQTALSKDNITSVSALAISDKSFESEEYYVARALEAYPALRSLELKIDSAKQAKKLAIAPFLPQVVGMGSYFFTDSQKSLLTQNIPTWYVGVMANVSILTSSARIQKYQAAKITQLELESLKAQAKKDLTLLVRKTYKQAVYARDEYHSLQSSIALARENLKLQQQAFKQGLATSAQVIDAQNTLQSALIEQKTICYKAIVALAKLLALSDDIESFYEFQH; encoded by the coding sequence ATGCGATATATTAGAGTTTTGTTTATTGTGTTGTGTGGGGTTTTGAGCGCAGAATCTAGCACAGATTCTATGGATTTTAGAGATATTTTCGATTCTGCAGATTCTACAAAATCCACGCAACCCATAGAATCCACAGAATCTATCGATATAAAAACAGCATGGCACATGGTTTTAGACACAAGCGATGCGCTCAAAGCACAAGAGCTTAATACCAAACGAGCTGAAAAACTCTCACTCGGATCAAAGCTTAGCTTTTTACCTGAAATTAATGCCAAGATCGCGTATTTGCATCTTGATAAACCAATCGAGGCTTCGCTCACGCAAACAAACATTCCAAAATCTAGCCTTGCTACTTTGCCCCCTCAGATGCTACCACTTCTCTCATCTCTTGGTGCGCCCATTCACCTTGTCAATCAAAATGTCATGATTGGCGCGCTCAATATCATTTATCCGCTGTATGTTGGCGGGGCGCGATATAGAGCGATAAAGATTGCTGATATTGCCAAAAAAGATGCTAAAGAAGCCTATCGGCTTAAGACATTAGCGACTTTTGAAGAGCTTGTTGGGATTTATTATGCGGAGGTATTGGCAAAAGAAGTCGCTGAAGTGTTGGCACAAATCAAAGACGGCACGGCTTTGCATTATCACAATGCGCTTGATTTAGAAAAAAGCGGACAGATCGCGCATATTGAGGTTTTGGGCGCGCAAGTTGCTGATGACAAAGCACAAAGCAAGCTCAAAGAATCTAAAAATGCCCTAGACATCGCGTCTTTAGCCTTGCAAACAGCACTCTCAAAAGACAATATCACATCTGTTTCGGCTTTGGCTATTTCAGATAAAAGCTTTGAATCAGAGGAATATTATGTCGCGCGCGCATTAGAGGCGTATCCAGCCTTGCGCTCTTTGGAGCTTAAGATTGATTCTGCCAAACAAGCCAAAAAGCTTGCAATCGCGCCATTTTTGCCACAAGTTGTTGGTATGGGAAGTTATTTTTTTACTGATAGTCAAAAATCTCTCCTCACACAGAATATTCCGACTTGGTATGTTGGGGTTATGGCAAATGTTTCAATCCTTACTTCAAGTGCGAGAATCCAAAAATACCAAGCTGCAAAAATCACACAATTAGAGCTAGAAAGCCTCAAAGCGCAAGCCAAAAAAGATCTCACCCTCTTAGTGCGCAAAACCTACAAACAAGCCGTGTATGCGCGCGATGAATATCATAGCTTGCAATCCTCCATAGCACTTGCAAGAGAGAATCTTAAGCTCCAGCAGCAAGCCTTTAAGCAAGGATTAGCCACAAGCGCGCAAGTAATTGATGCTCAAAACACACTTCAAAGCGCATTAATAGAGCAAAAAACAATCTGCTATAAAGCCATTGTAGCATTAGCAAAATTGCTTGCTTTGAGCGATGATATTGAGAGTTTTTATGAATTCCAACATTAA